The Chloroflexota bacterium genome window below encodes:
- a CDS encoding O-antigen ligase family protein, protein MLANTPQEEPTSQPDVFNSKWMKFAFAFLAIAGGAGVAAALAFFDNPLKLVLLFGGAGAAMVTMRNSEWGLLALVFMSYTRFSDVMVRNGAPSTAQPFLALLFLIIFLRWALYNQKPEPWLKPAAWIFVYGMVGVATFLYADDVLRVKNGVVAYFKDAIIVIVVVMMMRSPKMLHRSMWALLFAGIFMASITTWQQLTGTFENDYLGFAKAGKMQIVSGVEDDYRIAGPIGDPNFYSQVLLTLIPLGMDRLWNEKNKKLRWFAIWQLSVCMASIFFSFSRGAFLSLSIASLIMFIRRPPKPLSVIIIIALGFVIIPTLPASYIARLETIPEAIPGLAQEDVRNEASFRGRSSAQQAGLRMFWANPIFGLGVGNFGNHYQEYARDLGLDNSRWDQAPHNMYLEILTEKGLFGLSVFSAMMWVLFRDMNRARKKFREINMGDFDGLIFGFQAGLVGYMLAGIFLQLSYPRFFWILIAIAYAIPNVANKAYEEYREALPNGETA, encoded by the coding sequence ATGCTGGCCAACACACCACAAGAAGAGCCAACCAGCCAACCAGATGTTTTTAACAGCAAATGGATGAAATTTGCCTTTGCTTTTTTGGCGATCGCTGGGGGGGCGGGGGTTGCCGCTGCCTTGGCATTTTTCGATAACCCCTTGAAATTAGTGCTGCTGTTTGGTGGCGCTGGTGCCGCCATGGTCACGATGCGCAATAGCGAATGGGGCTTGCTGGCACTGGTGTTCATGAGCTACACCCGTTTTTCCGATGTGATGGTGCGCAACGGTGCACCCTCAACTGCCCAACCATTTTTAGCGCTGCTCTTTTTAATTATTTTCCTGCGCTGGGCACTCTACAACCAAAAACCCGAGCCTTGGCTCAAGCCCGCCGCCTGGATTTTTGTCTATGGCATGGTCGGGGTCGCCACATTTCTCTATGCCGATGATGTGCTGCGGGTCAAGAATGGAGTCGTTGCCTACTTCAAAGATGCGATCATCGTGATCGTGGTGGTGATGATGATGCGTTCGCCCAAGATGCTGCATCGTTCGATGTGGGCGCTCTTGTTTGCTGGCATTTTCATGGCTTCGATTACTACGTGGCAGCAATTAACTGGCACCTTCGAGAACGATTATTTGGGCTTTGCCAAAGCTGGCAAAATGCAAATCGTTTCAGGCGTTGAGGATGATTACCGGATTGCTGGGCCAATCGGTGACCCTAATTTCTATTCACAAGTGCTTTTGACCCTAATTCCACTGGGCATGGATCGGCTGTGGAATGAGAAGAATAAAAAATTGCGCTGGTTTGCGATTTGGCAATTGAGCGTTTGTATGGCCTCAATTTTCTTCTCGTTCAGCCGTGGGGCGTTTCTTTCGCTCTCGATTGCTAGCTTAATCATGTTTATTCGCCGACCACCCAAGCCGCTTTCGGTGATCATCATCATTGCCTTGGGTTTTGTAATCATCCCGACCCTACCAGCTTCGTATATCGCGCGGCTCGAAACGATTCCCGAGGCGATTCCTGGTTTGGCTCAGGAAGATGTACGCAACGAGGCCTCGTTCCGTGGTCGTTCAAGCGCCCAACAAGCGGGGCTACGCATGTTCTGGGCTAACCCGATTTTTGGCTTAGGTGTGGGCAATTTTGGCAACCACTATCAAGAGTATGCCCGCGATCTAGGCCTTGATAACAGTCGTTGGGACCAAGCACCGCACAACATGTACCTTGAGATTCTGACCGAAAAAGGCTTATTTGGGCTTTCGGTCTTTAGCGCAATGATGTGGGTACTGTTCCGCGATATGAACCGAGCACGTAAAAAGTTTCGCGAAATCAATATGGGCGATTTCGACGGGCTAATCTTTGGTTTCCAAGCTGGCTTGGTTGGCTATATGCTGGCAGGGATCTTCCTGCAACTATCCTACCCACGCTTTTTCTGGATTTTGATCGCCATCGCCTATGCGATTCCCAATGTTGCCAATAAAGCTTATGAAGAGTATCGCGAGGCGCTACCAAATGGCGAAACAGCCTGA
- a CDS encoding diguanylate cyclase produces the protein MEFRHYLRMLGRGWWLIALAALTGSTLALARAYVTEPEYRTRTRLLLSPNLARVDSGQELYSVTTLQNRTIVNTIAEILNSGSPFKETGSVLNLPPAEVLRYKNNAVTVPEANVLEVYVDGPDAPTTALLANSLAQRTIDFVDQKYPSYSLTVLDPALPSSTPQSPQPVRDTTLALILGAVVGAIIAIVQEQLKTPLEALRRRSTVDAVSTAFTRRHFDQQSKEALGRSSIASLGLVYLDGMQDVIDSMPAPVVQRVLRHAKNVLRNELRGNDIVGRWDNTTFSILLPETPEIAATRTLDRILNALDQPVETGIDDVVVKLTPYAGGATRRNNMAYAQLVEEAESALTRSYRSGEKNVLFSAVEQPA, from the coding sequence ATGGAATTTCGTCATTATCTTCGAATGTTAGGGCGCGGCTGGTGGCTGATCGCTCTGGCAGCATTAACTGGGTCAACCTTAGCGCTGGCCCGCGCTTATGTAACTGAGCCTGAGTATCGCACGCGCACGCGCCTCTTGCTCAGCCCCAACTTGGCACGGGTTGATAGCGGCCAAGAGTTATATAGCGTTACCACCTTGCAAAATCGCACAATCGTCAACACGATTGCCGAAATTCTGAATAGCGGTAGCCCTTTCAAGGAAACCGGCTCGGTGCTCAATTTGCCGCCAGCCGAAGTTTTGCGCTACAAAAACAATGCAGTGACGGTTCCCGAAGCCAACGTTTTGGAAGTGTATGTTGATGGGCCTGATGCGCCAACCACTGCCTTGTTAGCCAATAGCTTGGCTCAGCGTACGATTGATTTTGTTGATCAAAAATATCCCAGCTATAGCCTGACCGTGCTTGACCCAGCCTTGCCCTCATCAACTCCCCAAAGCCCGCAGCCAGTTCGTGACACAACCTTGGCCTTGATTTTGGGCGCAGTCGTTGGCGCGATTATCGCGATTGTGCAAGAACAACTCAAAACTCCGTTGGAAGCACTGCGCCGCCGTAGCACTGTCGATGCTGTTTCGACCGCCTTTACCCGCCGCCACTTCGACCAACAATCCAAAGAAGCGCTGGGCCGCAGCTCAATCGCCTCGCTAGGCTTAGTCTATCTCGATGGCATGCAAGATGTGATCGATAGTATGCCTGCGCCAGTTGTGCAGCGGGTGTTGCGTCATGCCAAAAATGTGTTGCGCAACGAACTACGCGGCAACGATATTGTGGGCCGTTGGGATAACACGACCTTCTCGATTTTGTTGCCCGAAACCCCTGAAATTGCTGCCACGCGCACGCTTGATCGGATTTTGAACGCGCTTGATCAGCCGGTCGAAACCGGGATTGATGATGTGGTGGTCAAACTAACGCCCTATGCTGGGGGAGCCACCCGTCGCAATAATATGGCTTACGCCCAATTAGTCGAAGAAGCTGAATCGGCCTTGACCCGCTCGTATCGCAGTGGCGAAAAGAATGTGCTCTTCTCAGCCGTTGAACAACCTGCCTAA
- a CDS encoding glycosyltransferase family 4 protein: protein MPQKIAFLKIRDFSFINPNLIAQFKRVFPEYSLEVFDFKDWLKYNPHLYLLAMAAVYKEYGRDILAGHKKPNPHLFVTRWIGKRIKKLVQQRFNPREYAFTFQTQTNFDASVAGMPHFIYTDHTLRANWRYTLFDPSKIQYSAEWRSAIEPEIYRNASKIFFASNFARTSAIEDYDYPAEKAECVYTGINVKIDPPTNKAYAAKRILFVGVEWERKGGPEVAEAFKRIQAKHPDATLTIVGCSPELDLPNCQIIGRVPREQVVQYFREATIFCMPSRIEPAGIAFSEAAMYKLPIISANSGGLPDRVLHGQTGYLIEPGDVDSLTNYLSDLLDHPERCREFGEAGYQLAHREFTWDRVGDRIRAAILSTIQPTQRMA, encoded by the coding sequence ATGCCCCAGAAGATTGCTTTTCTTAAAATTCGCGATTTTTCGTTTATTAATCCCAATCTGATTGCTCAATTTAAGCGGGTATTCCCTGAATACTCGCTTGAAGTTTTCGATTTTAAGGATTGGCTCAAATACAATCCGCATCTCTATCTCTTGGCGATGGCCGCAGTTTATAAAGAATATGGCCGCGATATTTTGGCTGGTCATAAGAAGCCTAATCCGCATTTATTCGTCACCCGTTGGATTGGCAAACGGATTAAAAAGCTAGTCCAACAGCGTTTCAACCCGCGCGAATATGCCTTTACCTTTCAAACTCAGACCAATTTTGATGCGAGTGTGGCGGGCATGCCCCATTTTATCTATACCGACCATACCTTGCGAGCCAACTGGCGCTACACATTATTCGATCCCAGCAAAATTCAATATTCAGCCGAATGGCGTTCAGCGATTGAGCCAGAGATCTATCGCAACGCCAGCAAAATCTTTTTTGCCAGCAATTTTGCCCGAACTTCGGCAATCGAGGACTATGATTATCCAGCTGAAAAGGCTGAATGCGTATATACAGGTATTAATGTTAAAATAGACCCACCAACCAACAAAGCATATGCCGCCAAACGGATCTTATTTGTTGGAGTAGAATGGGAGCGCAAAGGCGGGCCAGAAGTCGCCGAAGCGTTTAAACGCATCCAAGCCAAACATCCCGACGCTACATTAACGATCGTGGGGTGTTCGCCCGAGCTTGATTTGCCCAATTGTCAGATTATTGGGCGAGTGCCGCGTGAACAAGTTGTTCAGTATTTTCGTGAGGCAACTATTTTTTGCATGCCCAGCCGCATCGAGCCAGCTGGGATCGCCTTCAGCGAAGCGGCTATGTATAAACTTCCCATTATTTCGGCCAACAGTGGCGGCCTGCCCGACCGCGTGCTGCACGGCCAAACTGGCTATCTGATTGAGCCTGGTGACGTTGATAGCCTAACCAATTATTTAAGTGATTTATTAGATCACCCTGAACGATGTCGTGAATTTGGTGAAGCTGGCTACCAATTAGCCCATCGTGAATTTACTTGGGATCGCGTTGGTGATCGCATTCGGGCTGCTATTCTTTCAACTATTCAACCAACGCAGCGCATGGCCTAG
- a CDS encoding glycosyltransferase: protein MAQPIAYMMSRFPHLSETFILREMLEMERLGWDVKLFPLMLQQQAVVHDEAKRWIPMAQAQPFISPHVALSSLQRLAKQPLKTSGIVAKTLTESATAPSELVRKLALIPKAITIAKHMQAQQIAHIHCHYATYPAFAAWIINRLTGIPYSFTVHGHDIFVNRAMLPTKARGASAIIAIAEFHREFLVEKLGEWVRDRIHIVHCGIRPERYQPQPKPAGERFEILTTGSLQDYKGHPFLIQACSFLRDRGVAFRCRIIGGGEDRPMLEQLIAEKQLTGMVELLGPQPETAVRELLATADCYVQASIITPSGKMEGIPVSLMEALACELPVVASRMSGIPELVRHGETGYLVPPANAAALAEQLLYVRDHPEEAAGYAARGRELVQSDFNLVTCVEKLSETLLAVNPALQRPIQRNA, encoded by the coding sequence GTGGCACAACCAATCGCTTACATGATGTCACGGTTTCCGCATCTGTCGGAAACCTTTATTCTGCGTGAAATGCTTGAAATGGAGCGGCTTGGCTGGGATGTTAAGCTGTTTCCCTTGATGTTGCAGCAACAAGCGGTCGTCCACGATGAGGCCAAGCGCTGGATTCCCATGGCCCAAGCCCAGCCATTCATCTCACCGCATGTTGCCCTGAGTTCATTACAGCGTTTAGCCAAACAACCCCTCAAAACCAGTGGCATCGTTGCCAAAACCCTAACCGAAAGTGCTACAGCACCCAGCGAATTAGTCCGTAAATTGGCATTAATTCCCAAAGCAATCACGATTGCCAAGCATATGCAGGCCCAGCAGATTGCCCATATCCATTGTCATTACGCCACTTATCCGGCTTTTGCTGCCTGGATTATCAATCGCCTAACGGGCATTCCCTATTCCTTTACTGTGCATGGCCACGATATTTTTGTGAATCGGGCGATGCTGCCAACCAAAGCCCGTGGAGCCAGTGCAATTATCGCGATCGCTGAGTTTCACCGCGAATTTTTGGTTGAAAAATTGGGTGAATGGGTACGCGATCGGATTCATATTGTGCACTGTGGCATTCGCCCTGAGCGCTATCAACCTCAACCCAAACCAGCTGGCGAGCGCTTTGAAATTTTGACCACCGGCAGTTTGCAAGATTACAAAGGTCACCCCTTCTTGATTCAGGCCTGTAGTTTCTTGCGTGATCGTGGAGTCGCCTTCCGCTGTCGCATCATTGGTGGCGGCGAAGATCGCCCAATGCTTGAGCAATTGATCGCCGAAAAACAATTAACTGGGATGGTCGAATTGCTTGGCCCGCAGCCAGAAACTGCCGTGCGCGAGCTACTAGCTACCGCTGATTGCTATGTTCAAGCCAGCATTATCACTCCCTCAGGCAAAATGGAAGGTATTCCGGTTTCGTTGATGGAAGCCTTGGCCTGTGAGTTACCAGTCGTGGCCTCGCGAATGTCGGGCATTCCTGAATTGGTGCGCCACGGCGAAACAGGCTATCTTGTGCCGCCCGCCAATGCCGCAGCCCTAGCCGAACAACTGCTGTATGTGCGCGATCATCCTGAGGAAGCCGCTGGTTACGCTGCTCGTGGCCGCGAACTGGTCCAAAGCGACTTCAACTTAGTAACTTGCGTCGAAAAACTTTCCGAAACATTACTCGCCGTGAATCCCGCTTTGCAACGGCCAATTCAACGCAATGCCTAA
- a CDS encoding sugar transferase — translation MASSLNYRENPAYAWLFQIQPNRSPMARQVYLVSKRAMDLLILLMAMPFLLPFFLLCAVLIKIDSPNGPIMFTQKRTGQGGRTFRMYKFRTMVPNAEEMKKQLMHLNELQWPDFKISNDPRITKVGKFLRKTSLDELPQLLNVIKGEMSLVGPRPTSFGAHTYDLWQTERLDVQPGLTGLWQLFGRASTEFHDRLLLDIAYIERRCLWLDIQILFRTIPAVLKQRGAH, via the coding sequence ATGGCTTCTTCACTCAATTACCGTGAAAATCCAGCCTATGCCTGGCTGTTTCAGATTCAACCTAACCGCTCACCAATGGCCCGCCAGGTCTATTTGGTTAGTAAACGAGCGATGGATTTGTTGATTTTGTTGATGGCAATGCCATTTTTGCTGCCATTTTTCCTCTTATGTGCCGTTTTAATCAAAATTGATTCGCCCAACGGGCCGATCATGTTTACCCAAAAACGCACAGGCCAAGGTGGCAGAACCTTCCGAATGTATAAATTTCGGACAATGGTGCCCAACGCTGAGGAAATGAAAAAGCAGTTGATGCACCTCAACGAATTGCAATGGCCCGATTTTAAAATTAGCAATGATCCTCGTATCACCAAAGTGGGCAAATTCTTGCGTAAAACCAGCCTCGATGAATTGCCCCAATTGTTGAATGTGATCAAAGGCGAGATGAGCCTCGTCGGCCCACGCCCAACCTCATTTGGTGCTCACACTTACGACTTGTGGCAAACCGAACGACTCGATGTTCAACCAGGGCTAACCGGGCTGTGGCAGTTGTTTGGTCGCGCTAGCACCGAATTTCATGATCGTTTGCTTTTGGATATTGCCTACATCGAACGCCGCTGCTTGTGGCTCGATATTCAAATTCTGTTCCGCACGATTCCTGCCGTGTTGAAGCAGCGGGGTGCACATTAG
- the yhbY gene encoding ribosome assembly RNA-binding protein YhbY, with the protein MLTLNSNQRQYLRRLAHDLKPVVQIGKQGLSSTVVAAVAAALDAHELIKVKFGEFKEERRELTDQLVADTEATLVALVGNVAILYRPSRLDDKQVIVLPR; encoded by the coding sequence ATGCTCACATTAAATAGTAATCAGCGCCAATATTTGCGCCGCTTGGCTCACGATCTCAAGCCAGTGGTGCAAATTGGCAAGCAAGGGCTTTCAAGCACGGTGGTAGCCGCTGTAGCCGCCGCTCTTGATGCCCATGAATTGATCAAAGTGAAGTTTGGCGAATTTAAAGAAGAACGGCGCGAATTAACTGATCAATTAGTGGCTGATACTGAGGCTACGTTGGTTGCGTTGGTGGGCAATGTGGCGATTCTGTATCGGCCAAGCCGACTTGACGATAAGCAAGTGATTGTGTTGCCACGCTAA
- a CDS encoding DUF512 domain-containing protein, which yields MEYQPNLSNIRPGNGGVIQAVAAGSTGAQLGLQAGDAILQVNGRVMRDVIDFRFAMTEDQVELLVRQAGEERSIQLTKNPDDMLGLDFVEPLFDRLRTCNNKCPFCFLTQMPKGFRKTLYLKDDDYRLSFLYGNFVTLTNLKEEDWDRIAEQRLGPMYISVHATDRTLRAILLGKPDVPDVLEQIRRLGDLGIDVHTQVVACPQLNDGPALAQTIHELGQLYPIVQSIAIVPVGLTRYRFEGKKPQSIKAAIRVHESAEWIDSNWEAQPIWQEEAPVANELFQAAKEGNLGFCARLGAATEVELRPYRGDEAAAVIDICEPFQEYYMAEHGSVLVYPSDEFYLLAGREQPDGSLYEGYDQLENGVGLVRQFQDEWAEIVPSLPSAVDKPTRMLLACATLAAPVLQQVVEQLSRIENLTVELCPVVNQFFGEMVTVSGLLTGGDVVAELQKHGPADIVMLPKVMFDHSGTRTIDEWTVEQIATALGAQVTMARMPHEIRRVVRQLSRQAKPRSQRRYLAQASMR from the coding sequence ATGGAATATCAACCAAATCTTAGTAATATTCGACCAGGCAATGGCGGGGTTATTCAAGCAGTCGCAGCAGGCAGTACTGGTGCGCAACTTGGGCTACAAGCTGGCGACGCAATTCTGCAAGTCAACGGTCGGGTGATGCGCGATGTAATTGATTTTCGCTTTGCCATGACTGAAGATCAGGTCGAGTTGCTGGTGCGCCAAGCTGGCGAAGAACGTAGCATCCAATTAACCAAAAACCCCGATGATATGCTTGGCCTCGATTTTGTCGAGCCATTATTTGATCGCTTACGAACCTGTAATAATAAATGCCCCTTCTGCTTTCTGACCCAAATGCCTAAAGGATTCCGCAAAACACTCTACCTTAAGGACGATGACTATCGCTTGTCGTTTTTGTATGGTAACTTTGTAACATTGACGAATCTCAAGGAGGAAGATTGGGATCGGATTGCTGAACAGCGCTTGGGGCCAATGTATATTTCAGTCCATGCGACTGATCGTACTTTGCGGGCAATTCTCTTGGGCAAGCCCGATGTGCCCGATGTGTTGGAGCAAATTCGGCGCTTAGGCGATTTGGGCATCGATGTGCATACCCAAGTGGTGGCATGTCCACAGTTGAATGATGGCCCAGCCTTAGCCCAAACCATCCATGAATTGGGCCAGTTGTACCCAATTGTTCAAAGCATCGCGATTGTGCCAGTTGGCCTGACCCGCTATCGCTTTGAGGGCAAAAAGCCGCAAAGCATCAAAGCTGCCATCCGCGTGCACGAAAGCGCCGAATGGATTGATAGCAACTGGGAAGCTCAGCCAATTTGGCAAGAAGAAGCGCCAGTTGCCAACGAATTGTTTCAAGCGGCCAAGGAAGGAAATCTCGGCTTTTGTGCGCGGTTGGGGGCGGCCACCGAAGTCGAGTTGCGGCCATATCGCGGCGATGAAGCCGCTGCGGTGATCGATATCTGCGAACCATTTCAAGAATATTATATGGCCGAACATGGCTCGGTCTTGGTCTATCCCTCGGATGAGTTTTATCTGTTGGCGGGCCGCGAACAGCCCGATGGCTCGTTGTACGAAGGCTACGATCAATTAGAGAATGGTGTGGGCCTGGTGCGCCAATTCCAAGATGAATGGGCCGAGATTGTGCCTTCGCTGCCAAGTGCCGTCGATAAACCTACCCGAATGTTGCTGGCTTGCGCCACGCTCGCCGCTCCCGTGTTGCAACAAGTCGTCGAACAACTTAGTCGAATTGAAAACCTGACCGTGGAATTATGCCCAGTCGTCAATCAATTTTTTGGCGAGATGGTGACAGTTTCGGGCTTGCTAACTGGCGGCGATGTAGTCGCTGAGTTACAAAAGCATGGCCCCGCAGATATTGTGATGCTGCCGAAAGTGATGTTCGATCACTCCGGAACTCGCACAATTGATGAATGGACTGTTGAACAAATTGCAACCGCACTTGGTGCGCAGGTGACAATGGCACGGATGCCCCACGAAATTCGCCGGGTCGTGCGTCAACTCAGCCGCCAAGCTAAACCGCGCTCGCAGCGCCGGTATCTGGCTCAGGCTTCAATGCGCTAG
- a CDS encoding GAF domain-containing protein translates to MTSQTVVQNSAFELEQVLVVIERADAIASSMTLDPLLDRMLALLIEIAGGEAGTLYLVDDDEIVFQVVHGDPASQHLVGMRLPINIGLVGATIREAQPLWIEDINADPRWDRRLGEANSLQLRSLLSLPLLLEEQVVGVIQIFNPQRSEPRLLKLLGNRMAAEVEKARLLKKSQQRESRLSALVEIVGHIGSTLDRTTLLNLIIDYARILLDAEASSLFLTEPESGDLILQHSTGHLHERVQSVRLAKGRGIAGYVAETGETICVGDVKRDQRHDGSVDQMTGFDTRSILAVPLRTRCITFGRERAQSEEHLIGCIEVLNKRDGRFDDDDKLLLQTLARQAATVLEIADLYADVNELFLDVIQALTAAIDAKDPYTEGHSKRVSEFAVAIAEELELEPSFIHHLRIGAILHDVGKIGISDGVLKKPGRLTDDEFGEMKSHPEIGERILGHIRMLQTELPVIIQHHERLDGSGYPYGLAKGQISLGGRIVAVADAFDAMTSDRPYRRGLPTEEAFRRLRAGADTEFDAVCVEALWQALNRGRVRPQRLRDDIGDHRIINDATPFRTPLTPSA, encoded by the coding sequence ATGACATCGCAGACGGTTGTGCAAAATAGTGCCTTTGAGTTGGAACAGGTGTTGGTCGTGATTGAGCGGGCTGATGCAATTGCTAGCAGTATGACCCTCGATCCCTTGCTTGATCGCATGCTGGCCTTGTTGATCGAGATTGCTGGCGGTGAGGCGGGTACGCTCTATCTGGTTGATGACGATGAGATCGTCTTTCAAGTTGTCCATGGTGATCCGGCAAGTCAACATTTGGTTGGCATGCGTTTACCAATTAATATCGGTTTGGTTGGGGCTACCATTCGCGAAGCTCAACCATTGTGGATCGAAGATATCAATGCTGACCCACGTTGGGATCGACGGCTAGGCGAGGCTAATAGCCTGCAATTACGCTCGCTACTGTCGTTGCCGCTGCTGCTCGAAGAACAGGTCGTTGGGGTGATTCAGATTTTCAATCCACAACGCTCTGAGCCGCGCTTGCTCAAACTCTTGGGCAATCGCATGGCTGCCGAAGTCGAAAAAGCACGCTTGTTGAAAAAAAGCCAGCAGCGTGAATCGCGCTTGAGTGCCTTGGTCGAGATTGTGGGCCATATTGGTTCGACCCTCGACCGCACAACCTTGCTGAATTTGATTATCGATTATGCGCGAATTTTGCTTGATGCCGAGGCCAGTTCGCTGTTTTTGACTGAGCCAGAATCGGGCGATTTGATTTTGCAGCATTCAACTGGCCATTTGCATGAACGAGTTCAGTCGGTGCGTTTGGCCAAAGGCCGTGGCATCGCAGGCTATGTCGCTGAAACTGGCGAGACAATCTGTGTTGGCGATGTCAAGCGCGATCAACGCCACGATGGCAGTGTTGATCAGATGACGGGCTTTGATACCCGTTCGATTTTGGCTGTGCCATTGCGCACTCGTTGCATTACCTTTGGCCGTGAACGAGCGCAATCCGAGGAACATCTGATTGGCTGCATCGAGGTTTTGAATAAACGCGATGGCCGTTTCGATGATGATGATAAATTGTTGTTGCAAACGTTGGCGCGGCAAGCTGCAACCGTGCTTGAAATTGCCGATTTGTATGCTGATGTCAACGAGCTGTTTCTCGATGTTATTCAAGCCTTGACAGCGGCGATTGATGCCAAAGACCCGTATACCGAAGGCCATTCTAAGCGGGTTTCGGAATTTGCCGTGGCGATTGCTGAGGAATTAGAGCTTGAGCCAAGTTTTATTCACCACCTACGCATTGGTGCGATTTTGCACGATGTTGGCAAAATTGGCATTAGCGATGGGGTGCTGAAAAAGCCTGGGCGCTTGACCGACGATGAATTTGGTGAGATGAAATCGCATCCGGAAATTGGCGAGCGAATTCTCGGCCATATTCGGATGTTGCAAACTGAGTTGCCTGTGATCATTCAACATCACGAGCGACTTGATGGCAGCGGCTACCCCTATGGCTTAGCCAAAGGCCAAATTTCACTCGGCGGACGGATTGTTGCCGTGGCCGATGCCTTTGATGCTATGACCTCTGACCGACCGTATCGCAGAGGCTTACCAACTGAAGAAGCGTTTCGACGTTTGCGGGCTGGAGCCGACACAGAATTTGATGCTGTCTGTGTTGAAGCACTCTGGCAAGCATTAAATCGTGGGCGAGTTCGCCCGCAACGGCTGCGTGATGACATTGGCGACCATCGGATTATTAACGATGCAACACCATTTCGCACGCCACTAACACCATCGGCTTGA
- a CDS encoding RNA methyltransferase: MPFQRPKRRSPQRGPQSNAARPARPGRPGSRPNQAPTRGPRHDPAGRPAGAAPAGAVRQRAFVKQPTVDMSRPLFAVQTQPGVGQLLLAEINATLQKPMLVAQRHVTQKDDMLLFHTDTNSKELFNLRTAEDLFVVAARAFNISPDQSGLKQIHAAVKNSPLVPTALRVFTLNGGRTPKMTSFRVVTRVTGKQDFARKAVGIAVADAVRDNWPGRWKLVEEEADVEMWVTLFGSEIVVAIRLSTGGMRHRIQRVVDRPAALRPAIAAAMVRLSNPQPTDVFLDAMAGTGTIIAERAAVGPFERLIAGDKSREAVKALSRNLASVGGDLAIRRLDATDLPFQPGEINKLVTNLPFGKQVNNIDELHQLYSGVCAEWARIVAPGGMIVALAAEIDVLREKINATPELRVRGTFPIAVLGQTATIVQLERRRM; this comes from the coding sequence ATGCCATTCCAACGCCCAAAACGCCGTAGCCCACAGCGCGGCCCGCAATCGAATGCCGCTCGTCCAGCACGACCTGGCCGACCTGGCTCACGCCCCAATCAAGCGCCAACTCGTGGCCCACGCCATGATCCTGCTGGCCGCCCAGCAGGTGCAGCTCCTGCCGGAGCAGTGCGCCAGCGAGCATTTGTTAAACAGCCAACGGTTGATATGAGTCGTCCGTTGTTTGCGGTGCAAACCCAACCTGGGGTTGGCCAATTATTGTTGGCCGAAATTAATGCCACCTTGCAAAAACCAATGCTGGTTGCCCAACGCCACGTTACCCAAAAAGATGATATGTTGTTGTTTCATACCGACACCAACTCTAAAGAATTGTTTAATTTGCGGACTGCCGAAGATTTATTTGTGGTGGCAGCGCGGGCTTTCAACATCTCACCTGATCAAAGTGGCTTGAAGCAAATTCATGCTGCGGTCAAAAATAGCCCGTTGGTGCCAACCGCCCTGCGGGTTTTTACACTCAACGGTGGTCGCACGCCTAAAATGACCAGTTTTCGGGTGGTCACGCGGGTTACGGGCAAGCAAGATTTTGCCCGTAAAGCCGTGGGGATCGCCGTCGCCGATGCTGTGCGCGATAACTGGCCAGGCCGCTGGAAATTGGTCGAAGAAGAAGCCGATGTTGAAATGTGGGTAACCCTGTTTGGTAGCGAAATTGTGGTTGCGATTCGGCTTTCAACTGGCGGTATGCGCCATCGCATTCAGCGGGTGGTTGATCGTCCGGCGGCCTTACGGCCTGCGATTGCTGCAGCAATGGTACGACTCTCCAACCCGCAACCGACCGATGTCTTTTTAGATGCCATGGCTGGCACAGGAACAATCATTGCTGAACGAGCAGCAGTTGGCCCGTTTGAGCGGCTGATTGCTGGCGATAAGAGCCGTGAAGCAGTCAAAGCTCTGAGCCGTAACTTGGCAAGTGTTGGCGGCGATTTAGCCATTCGCCGTTTAGATGCCACTGACTTACCATTCCAACCAGGCGAAATTAACAAGCTCGTCACCAATTTGCCCTTTGGTAAACAAGTCAACAATATCGATGAATTGCATCAACTCTATTCTGGGGTCTGTGCAGAATGGGCGCGAATCGTTGCGCCTGGCGGCATGATCGTGGCGCTGGCTGCCGAAATCGATGTGCTGCGCGAAAAAATCAATGCTACTCCAGAATTACGAGTTCGTGGAACCTTCCCAATCGCTGTATTGGGTCAAACGGCCACGATTGTGCAACTTGAACGTCGTAGAATGTAG